Proteins encoded in a region of the Patagioenas fasciata isolate bPatFas1 chromosome 21, bPatFas1.hap1, whole genome shotgun sequence genome:
- the IL10 gene encoding interleukin-10 — MQTCPALLLLLLAACALPARCSAPQPSCLHFSELLPAKLKELRITFEKIKDYFQSKDDELSIQLLSSELLDEFKGNFGCQSVSEMMQFYMEEVLPSAMRTSTLHQQSMGDLGNLLRNLKAMMKRCHRFFTCEKRSKTIKHIKETFDKMHENGIYKAMGEFDIFINYVEEYLMMRRK, encoded by the exons ATGCAAACCTGCccagcgctgctcctgctgctcctggctgcCTGCGCCCTGCCCGCCCGCTGCTCGgccccccagccctcctgcctgcacTTCTCCGAGCTGCTGCCTGCAAAGCTCAAAGAGCTGCGCATCACGTTCGAGAAAATCAAGGATTATTTT CAATCAAAAGATGATGAACTTAGCATCCAGCTACTCAGCTCTGAACTGCTGGATGAATTTAAG GGGAACTTCGGCTGCCAGTCGGTGTCGGAGATGATGCAGTTCTACATGGAGGAGGTGCTGCCCAGCGCCATGAGGACCAGCACCCTTCACCAGCAGAGCATGGGCGACCTGGGCAACTTGCTGCGGAACCTGAAGGCAATGATGAAGCGCTGT CACAGATTCTTCACGTGCGAGAAGAGGAGCAAAACCATCAAGCACATTAAGGAGACGTTCGATAAG ATGCATGAGAACGGAATCTACAAGGCCATGGGAGAGTTTGACATTTTCATCAACTATGTCGAAGAGTACTTGATGATGAGAAGGAAGTGA